From a region of the Lactuca sativa cultivar Salinas chromosome 4, Lsat_Salinas_v11, whole genome shotgun sequence genome:
- the LOC111917018 gene encoding (E)-beta-ocimene synthase, chloroplastic-like has translation MSKQKLQYACHRMALPLYPVVSQPFFLAYKAKQKLPQIIVKPNTRYYPSIKCADKNNGSHENIALPIYQPTIWTHNFIEALDVNFPINSREKVKELDKKAMQLNFDYENGGLSILQLLEQIDDIERLGLDYRFQNNIRRALNIITSVNENNIGHEEKERSLHAASLRFRLLRKHGYNVSQDFLLRFKDSQGGFMRCLETDVKGLLSLYEASYLSFEWERDLHEAKLFATKHLLKLKCQENEAREDINHALELPSYRRMLRLQARWYIDAYSKRKDANMLLLELATLDYNMVQSELKKELQEVSKWWKNIGLASKLSFARDRLVECFFWSVGVIFEPQYNFCRVELTKVYTLITVIDDIYDVYGSLDELVMFTDAVKRWDINAVKHMPEYLQLSFRTLYNTIIEIGSKTSIAQGEDIIPVLVRVWGELLEAFLLEAKWTHNKYIPTLQDYMDNAWRSVAGVVILTHGYFLINQEIKKDVVENLEKYDDLLKWSSVIYRLCNDLATSTDEIARGKTANAISCYMHENSVCEEVAREYIKFLIDKAWGEMIKARVAYFQESTDPFIDMAINLARISHCVYQYGDEHGAPDARAKERVLSVIVDPIPIKDN, from the exons ATGAGTAAACAAAAACTCCAGTATGCTTGTCATCGAATGGCCCTTCCACTCTATCCAGTTGTTTCTCAACCTTTCTTTTTAGCATACAAAGCAAAGCAAAAGCTCCCACAAATTATTGTAAAGCCAAATACCAGATATTATCCTTCAATAAAGTGTGCGGACAAGAACAATGGTTCACATGAGAATATTGCCTTACCCATTTACCAACCAACTATTTGGACTCATAACTTTATCGAGGCCTTAGATGTCAATTTCCCG ATTAACTCCAGGGAGAAGGTGAAGGAGTTAGATAAGAAAGCAATGCAATTGAATTTTGATTACGAAAATGGTGGTTTGAGTATCTTGCAATTACTTGAACAAATAGATGATATCGAAAGGTTGGGCCTTGACTATCGGTTTCAAAATAATATAAGGAGAGCACTAAATATTATTACATCAGTAAATGAAAATAACATTGGACATGAAGAAAAAGAACGTAGTCTTCATGCGGCGTCTCTTAGGTTCAGGCTTCTTAGGAAACATGGTTATAATGTGTCTCAAG ATTTTCTTTTACGATTCAAGGACAGTCAGGGTGGCTTCATGCGGTGTCTAGAGACAGATGTCAAGGGATTGCTAAGTCTATATGAAGCTTCATATCTTTCTTTTGAGTGGGAAAGAGATTTGCACGAGGCCAAGTTATTTGCAACCAAACATCTGCTAAAACttaagtgtcaagaaaatgaagCTCGCGAAGACATAAATCATGCATTGGAACTCCCCTCTTATCGTAGGATGCTTAGATTACAAGCAAGGTGGTATATTGATGCATACAGTAAACGAAAAGATGCAAATATGCTTCTGTTAGAGCTTGCAACATTGGATTACAACATGGTTCAATCGGAACTCAAGAAAGAACTTCAAGAAGTATCAAA gTGGTGGAAAAATATAGGCCTAGCAAGCAAGTTAAGCTTCGCTAGGGATCGACTCGTGGAATGCTTCTTTTGGTCAGTTGGAGTGATATTTGAGCCTCAATATAATTTTTGCCGTGTAGAGCTCACAAAAGTTTATACGTTAATTACTGTCATTGATGACATCTACGATGTATATGGTTCTCTTGATGAACTCGTGATGTTCACAGATGCTGTCAAGAG GTGGGACATTAATGCAGTGAAGCATATGCCCGAGTATTTACAACTATCCTTTCGCACTCTTTACAACACCATTATTGAAATAGGTTCTAAGACCTCGATTGCACAAGGGGAAGACATCATACCAGTCCTAGTGAGAGTG TGGGGCGAATTACTAGAAGCATTTTTGTTGGAAGCAAAGTGGACTCATAATAAATACATTCCAACACTTCAAGATTATATGGATAATGCATGGCGATCAGTCGCAGGAGTGGTTATACTTACTCATGGTTACTTTTTAATTAATCAAGAAATCAAGAAAGATGTAGTTGAGAACTTGGAGAAATATGACGATCTTTTGAAATGGTCATCAGTTATTTATAGACTTTGCAATGATTTGGCTACTTCAACG GATGAGATAGCTAGAGGGAAAACTGCAAATGCAATATCATGTTACATGCACGAGAATAGTGTTTGTGAGGAAGTTGCACGTGaatatataaaatttttaatCGACAAAGCATGGGGGGAAATGATCAAAGCCCGAGTGGCCTATTTTCAAGAGTCAACAGATCCATTCATTGATATGGCTATTAATCTCGCCCGAATTTCACATTGTGTATACCAATACGGAGATGAACATGGAGCTCCCGATGCTCGAGCCAAAGAGCGAGTCTTATCTGTGATTGTTGACCCCATTCCAATTAAGGATAATTAG